One window from the genome of Oncorhynchus gorbuscha isolate QuinsamMale2020 ecotype Even-year linkage group LG14, OgorEven_v1.0, whole genome shotgun sequence encodes:
- the chrm5b gene encoding muscarinic acetylcholine receptor M5b isoform X2, whose protein sequence is MLSFKVNSQLKTVNNYYLLSLAFADLIIGALSMNLYTSYILMGYWSLGNLACDLWLALDYVASNASVMNLLVISFDRYFSITRPLTYRAKRTPKRAAIMIGLAWLVSFVLWAPPILCWQYFAGERTVPADQCQIQFFSEPVITFGTAIAAFYIPVSIMTLLYSRIYKETEKRTKDLAELQGLTTSGHPETVNKPQKTVLLQSCFGSSNDRRDRRNQASWSSSNQSNVTKTTTRSDELAWAHADQITSFNSYTSSEETRHPVSTATSQGTIKGQVQSQTEKGQTAADYGDNEEGEYFQTATPPLKKLSKKGISYKFKLVSKDTSSPPQNDKITNNTDLKTAPPRPSESDPTPKPMDPSLKSQITKRKRMVLIKEKKAAQTLSAILLAFILTWTPYNIMVLISTFCSDCIPVSLWHLGYWLCYVNSTINPMCYALCNETFRKTFKMLLMCRWRKKRGEDKLYWCGQNPAINSKMT, encoded by the exons ATGCTGTCGTTCAAGGTCAACAGTCAACTAAAGACAGTCAACAACTACTACCTTCTCAGCTTAGCCTTCGCTGACCTCATAATAGGAGCCCTGTCCATGAACTTATACACCTCATACATTCTAATGGGCTATTGGTCCTTAGGGAACCTAGCCTGTGACCTCTGGTTAGCCCTGGATTATGTGGCCAGCAATGCCTCCGTTATGAACTTGTTAGTCATCAGTTTCGACAGGTACTTCTCCATCACAAGGCCGCTGACCTATAGAGCCAAGAGGACGCCGAAGAGAGCGGCTATTATGATTGGCTTAGCGTGGTTGGTGTCGTTTGTCCTCTGGGCACCGCCTATCCTGTGCTGGCAGTACTTTGCGGGAGAGAGGACGGTCCCGGCAGACCAGTGCCAGATCCAGTTCTTCTCCGAGCCGGTGATCACGTTCGGCACGGCCATCGCAGCGTTCTACATCCCCGTCTCCATCATGACCCTCCTCTACAGTAGGATCTACAAGGAGACAGAGAAACGCACCAAGGACCTGGCTGAGCTGCAGGGTCTCACCACATCTGGTCACCCAGAGACTGTTAATAAACCCCAGAAAACAGTTCTGTTACAGTCCTGTTTTGGCTCCAGTAAtgacaggagggacaggaggaacCAGGCCTCATGGTCCTCGTCCAACCAGAGCAACGTCACCAAGACCACGACCCGGTCGGACGAGCTGGCCTGGGCCCATGCTGACCAGATCACCTCCTTTAACAGCTACACCTCGTCCGAGGAGACTCGCCATCCTGTTTCCACGGCAACCTCTCAGGGGACAATCAAAGGTCAAGTTCAAAGTCAGACAGAGAAAGGACAGACGGCCGCCGATTACGGTGATAACGAAGAAGGCGAGTATTTCCAGACCGCCACTCCACCGCTGAAAAAACTCAGCAAGAAGGGAATATCTTACAAGTTCAAATTGGTCTCGAAGGATACCAGCAGCCCTCCTCAGAATGACAAAATcaccaacaacacagacctcaaAACAGCTCCTCCACGTCCCTCTGAATCTGACC ccacccccaagcCCATGGACCCCTCCCTGAAGAGCCAGATCACCAAGAGGAAGAGGATGGTCCTCATCAAGGAGAAGAAAGCTGCCCAGACCCTCAGTGCCATCCTCCTGGCCTTCATCCTAACATGGACGCCGTACAATATCATGGTGCTCATCTCCACCTTCTGTTCTGACTGCATCCCTGTGTCTCTCTGGCACCTGGGCTACTGGCTCTGCTATGTCAACAGCACCATCAACCCCATGTGTTACGCGTTGTGTAATGAGACCTTTCGGAAGACCTTTAAGATGCTGTTGATGTGTCggtggaggaagaagagaggggaggataagcTGTACTGGTGCGGACAGAACCCGGCCATCAACAGCAAGATGACATGA
- the chrm5b gene encoding muscarinic acetylcholine receptor M5b isoform X1 has protein sequence MLSFKVNSQLKTVNNYYLLSLAFADLIIGALSMNLYTSYILMGYWSLGNLACDLWLALDYVASNASVMNLLVISFDRYFSITRPLTYRAKRTPKRAAIMIGLAWLVSFVLWAPPILCWQYFAGERTVPADQCQIQFFSEPVITFGTAIAAFYIPVSIMTLLYSRIYKETEKRTKDLAELQGLTTSGHPETVNKPQKTVLLQSCFGSSNDRRDRRNQASWSSSNQSNVTKTTTRSDELAWAHADQITSFNSYTSSEETRHPVSTATSQGTIKGQVQSQTEKGQTAADYGDNEEGEYFQTATPPLKKLSKKGISYKFKLVSKDTSSPPQNDKITNNTDLKTAPPRPSESDQVGQNHHQNSSPSSPTTTTTTTTTTTTTTPKPMDPSLKSQITKRKRMVLIKEKKAAQTLSAILLAFILTWTPYNIMVLISTFCSDCIPVSLWHLGYWLCYVNSTINPMCYALCNETFRKTFKMLLMCRWRKKRGEDKLYWCGQNPAINSKMT, from the coding sequence ATGCTGTCGTTCAAGGTCAACAGTCAACTAAAGACAGTCAACAACTACTACCTTCTCAGCTTAGCCTTCGCTGACCTCATAATAGGAGCCCTGTCCATGAACTTATACACCTCATACATTCTAATGGGCTATTGGTCCTTAGGGAACCTAGCCTGTGACCTCTGGTTAGCCCTGGATTATGTGGCCAGCAATGCCTCCGTTATGAACTTGTTAGTCATCAGTTTCGACAGGTACTTCTCCATCACAAGGCCGCTGACCTATAGAGCCAAGAGGACGCCGAAGAGAGCGGCTATTATGATTGGCTTAGCGTGGTTGGTGTCGTTTGTCCTCTGGGCACCGCCTATCCTGTGCTGGCAGTACTTTGCGGGAGAGAGGACGGTCCCGGCAGACCAGTGCCAGATCCAGTTCTTCTCCGAGCCGGTGATCACGTTCGGCACGGCCATCGCAGCGTTCTACATCCCCGTCTCCATCATGACCCTCCTCTACAGTAGGATCTACAAGGAGACAGAGAAACGCACCAAGGACCTGGCTGAGCTGCAGGGTCTCACCACATCTGGTCACCCAGAGACTGTTAATAAACCCCAGAAAACAGTTCTGTTACAGTCCTGTTTTGGCTCCAGTAAtgacaggagggacaggaggaacCAGGCCTCATGGTCCTCGTCCAACCAGAGCAACGTCACCAAGACCACGACCCGGTCGGACGAGCTGGCCTGGGCCCATGCTGACCAGATCACCTCCTTTAACAGCTACACCTCGTCCGAGGAGACTCGCCATCCTGTTTCCACGGCAACCTCTCAGGGGACAATCAAAGGTCAAGTTCAAAGTCAGACAGAGAAAGGACAGACGGCCGCCGATTACGGTGATAACGAAGAAGGCGAGTATTTCCAGACCGCCACTCCACCGCTGAAAAAACTCAGCAAGAAGGGAATATCTTACAAGTTCAAATTGGTCTCGAAGGATACCAGCAGCCCTCCTCAGAATGACAAAATcaccaacaacacagacctcaaAACAGCTCCTCCACGTCCCTCTGAATCTGACCAGGTAGGTCAGAACCACCACCAGAACTCCTCTCCAtcatcccccaccaccaccaccaccaccaccaccaccaccaccaccaccacccccaagcCCATGGACCCCTCCCTGAAGAGCCAGATCACCAAGAGGAAGAGGATGGTCCTCATCAAGGAGAAGAAAGCTGCCCAGACCCTCAGTGCCATCCTCCTGGCCTTCATCCTAACATGGACGCCGTACAATATCATGGTGCTCATCTCCACCTTCTGTTCTGACTGCATCCCTGTGTCTCTCTGGCACCTGGGCTACTGGCTCTGCTATGTCAACAGCACCATCAACCCCATGTGTTACGCGTTGTGTAATGAGACCTTTCGGAAGACCTTTAAGATGCTGTTGATGTGTCggtggaggaagaagagaggggaggataagcTGTACTGGTGCGGACAGAACCCGGCCATCAACAGCAAGATGACATGA
- the emc7b gene encoding ER membrane protein complex subunit 7: MWLHVRLSEVCIFLQAMFILACCFSDMESGPIATSGSVQPNGDRFKIEGRAIVPGVKTQDWISSARVTVEGEEYIGFLRTDGSFVVNDVPSGSYVVEVISPGYKFEAVRVDITSKGKMRARLVNFIKTSEVIRQPYPLQLRSSGPHTYFMKRETWGWTDFLMNPMVMMMVLPLLIIVLLPKVVNTNDPEMRKEMEQSMNMLNPNPELPDVSEFMTKLFSGSKSSSSKAIGGSKASGRPAVKRR; this comes from the exons ATGTGGCTGCATGTTAGGCTATCAGAAGTATGCATTTTTCTACAGGCTATGTTTATTTTAGCGTGTTGTTTCAGTGATATGGAATCGGGGCCTATCGCGACGAGTGGCTCTGTTCAACCAAACGGAGATCGTTTCAAAATCGAGGGTCGGGCAATCGTACCAGGGGTGAAAACTCAAGACTGGATTTCGTCAGCCCGAGTCACGGTAGAGGGAGAAGAGTACATAGGCTTCTTGAG aACTGATGGAAGTTTTGTCGTTAATGATGTTCCTTCGGGATCCTACGTTGTGGAAGTGATCTCACCTGGATACAAATTTGAAGCAGTCCGCGTGGACATCACGTCTAAGGGGAAAATGAG GGCCCGCCTGGTGAACTTCATCAAGACGTCTGAGGTGATCCGGCAGCCGTACCCGCTCCAGCTGAGGTCCTCTGGGCCACACACCTACTTCATgaagagagagacctgggggtGGACTGACTTCCTCATGAATCCCATG GTCATGATGATGGTCCTTCCTCTGCTGATTATCGTCTTGCTACCTAAGGTTGTCAATACCAACGACCCTGAGATGAGGAAG GAAATGGAGCAGTCAATGAACATGCTGAATCCCAACCCTGAGCTACCTGACGTGTCTGAGTTCATGACCAAGCTGTTCTCTGGCTCCAAGAGCTCCAGCAGCAAGGCTATAGGTGGCAGCAAGGCTAGTGGCCGCCCAGCAGTCAAGAGGAGGTAG
- the LOC123995406 gene encoding KATNB1-like protein 1, with amino-acid sequence MASGSHYGQGREYRQLNQGKPRGFLHHISNHYAADRNMKEADFLNKEEIDKDRFPVSRCARIKAKRVSVCNKRKLSSRHSVVVSSGVPRRVPPAGRAVCDMANKENELICPEKVQAIHYNDNCMFPVNSAAEAGSKMAGPGNKYSDYFTELSKDHDAMTHVLFGRNLRLNVALTLWRRNACELVAYLIRIEDTGVLLDCLPVITKSLQDETPCISLGCCVDLLPQVKSILTSEYEEHLIVVLHWVQSVVKKWWPELSTNGKSLLDSCSEDRNLQVMKQQLKEFWVEGPQLSLVPGTTGEMAKAIGSYLSQLH; translated from the exons ATGGCCTCTGGAAGTCATTACGGGCAAGGCAGAGAATACCGCCAGCTCAACCAGGGCAAACCTCGTGGATTTCTCCATCACATCAGCAACCACTATGCAGCCGACAGGAACATGAAGGAG GCGGATTTTTTAAATAAGGAAGAAATAGATAAAGACAG ATTTCCAGTGAGTCGTTGTGCACGCATCAAAGCCAAACGAGTGTCTGTGTGCAACAAGAGGAAGTTGTCGTCGCGTCACAGTGTGGTGGTGAGCTCAGGCGTACCCCGCAGAGTGCCCCCCGCAGGTCGGGCTGTCTGTGACATGGCTAACAAGGAGAATGAACTGATCTGCCCAGAGAAAGTGCAGGCCATACACTACAATGACAACTGCATGTTCCCTGTGAACTCAGCTGCAGAGGCTGGCTCCAAGATGGCAGGGCCGGGAAACAAGTACAGTGATTACTTCACTGAG CTATCGAAGGACCATGATGCAATGACGCATGTGCTTTTTGGAAGAAATCTCAGATTAAATGTAGCTCTGACACTATGGCGAAGAAACGCCTGCGAACTAGTGGCATACTTGATCAG AATTGAAGACACAGGAGTTCTTCTTGACTGCCTACCAGTTATAACCAAAAG CCTTCAAGACGAAACTCCGTGCATATCACTGGGCTGCTGTGTAGACCTCCTGCCACAAGTCAAATCAATCCTCACCAGTGAATATGAAGA ACACTTGATTGTGGTTTTACACTGGGTTCAGTCCGTCGTTAAGAAATGGTGGCCAGAACTCTCCACAAACGGCAAGAGCCTGCTGGACAGCTGCTCAGAGGacag GAACCTCCAGGTCATGAAGCAGCAGCTGAAGGAGTTCTGGGTGGAGGGACCCCAGTTAAGTTTAGTTCCAGGAACTACAGGAGAGATGGCAAAG GCCATTGGGTCTTACTTATCACAACTCCATTGA